Proteins encoded in a region of the Desulfovibrio litoralis DSM 11393 genome:
- a CDS encoding DUF4376 domain-containing protein, producing the protein MNITVIPSDKIIIVDGEALYFDYKANPNVHAIQYADGKGWIEFKNKPNEPIETEEEYKNDVEEFLILWQAEKARINEELAKLEAERNKPLTLLEARNKAYDLIKQARDNRMNNGGIVWNDYLVSCDEEALNKIAQTTLQFITKRIVSKEWKMSDGEYAFLDENLFFEMATAVGMLVDACYIVEKEKRKTIEQYGTAEEILNWLNDSKNLHDGYPSDGAE; encoded by the coding sequence ATGAACATAACAGTAATTCCGAGTGATAAAATAATTATCGTAGACGGCGAAGCTCTCTATTTTGATTATAAAGCTAATCCGAATGTCCACGCTATTCAATACGCAGACGGCAAAGGTTGGATAGAGTTCAAAAACAAACCAAACGAGCCGATCGAAACTGAAGAAGAATATAAAAACGATGTTGAAGAGTTCCTAATACTCTGGCAAGCCGAAAAAGCCCGCATAAACGAAGAACTGGCGAAGCTTGAAGCGGAAAGGAATAAGCCTTTGACGTTACTTGAAGCCCGAAACAAAGCTTATGATTTAATCAAACAAGCCCGTGATAACCGCATGAATAACGGCGGGATAGTCTGGAATGATTATCTTGTGTCTTGTGATGAAGAAGCTCTCAATAAAATAGCTCAAACAACTTTACAATTTATAACCAAAAGAATTGTATCAAAAGAATGGAAGATGTCTGATGGCGAATATGCGTTCTTAGATGAAAATCTGTTTTTTGAAATGGCTACGGCTGTTGGAATGTTGGTTGATGCTTGTTATATTGTAGAAAAAGAAAAACGCAAAACAATTGAACAATACGGCACAGCCGAAGAGATTTTAAACTGGCTTAATGACTCTAAAAACTTACATGACGGCTATCCGAGCGACGGGGCGGAGTAA
- a CDS encoding DUF4156 domain-containing protein, with translation MKKVLLLLLCVVGVFCLAGCAAKTVSPDGLKVKIVYEKPQGDCTELGEVVGTQGNWFTGGMTPNKQLVEGARNDMRNEAGKMGATHVWLRDLSAHTGAYSETVNALGIGVAYRCQ, from the coding sequence ATGAAAAAGGTTCTCTTGCTTCTTTTGTGTGTAGTTGGCGTTTTTTGTTTGGCGGGGTGTGCTGCTAAAACTGTTAGCCCTGACGGGCTTAAAGTGAAGATTGTGTATGAAAAGCCACAAGGCGATTGCACAGAACTTGGAGAAGTTGTCGGAACTCAGGGCAATTGGTTTACTGGTGGAATGACACCAAACAAACAGCTTGTTGAAGGTGCTAGAAACGACATGAGAAACGAAGCAGGGAAAATGGGAGCAACTCATGTATGGTTAAGAGATTTAAGCGCTCACACTGGGGCATACTCTGAAACCGTTAACGCTTTAGGTATAGGCGTTGCTTACCGTTGTCAATAA
- a CDS encoding zinc ribbon domain-containing protein, whose amino-acid sequence MKRFFSATKNLLIITIAIILVLIVTHYIIDNHREMLTKKRMSFVFTSDFEERSKALESNKAEDSWVSRLPTKTRQEVVQRQEQDLKELKAHAIHWTRAFHAAETFFYTSLSLYVVFLLSLVVYIIFQRNQILLELKNLKNKLLPQKRRCPFCAEKIKTEAIVCKHCLRDIV is encoded by the coding sequence ATGAAAAGATTTTTTTCAGCAACGAAAAATTTGCTTATTATCACTATAGCAATAATATTAGTATTAATAGTAACACATTATATTATAGACAATCATAGAGAAATGCTAACAAAAAAGAGGATGTCTTTTGTATTTACTAGCGATTTTGAAGAACGTTCTAAGGCATTAGAAAGTAACAAGGCAGAAGACTCGTGGGTCTCTCGCCTTCCGACAAAAACTAGGCAAGAGGTAGTTCAAAGGCAAGAACAAGACCTTAAAGAACTCAAAGCCCATGCAATCCATTGGACTAGGGCTTTTCACGCAGCAGAAACTTTTTTTTATACATCTCTCTCTTTATATGTAGTTTTTTTATTAAGCTTAGTTGTATATATTATTTTTCAACGCAACCAGATTTTATTAGAGCTAAAAAATCTTAAAAACAAACTATTGCCACAAAAGCGTAGATGCCCTTTTTGTGCTGAAAAAATAAAAACTGAAGCTATCGTGTGTAAACATTGCCTAAGGGATATAGTTTAA
- a CDS encoding Rha family transcriptional regulator, producing the protein MTNLVETVNGKVVVSSLKVAEHFEKQHAHVLRALKNITNDCEELFNRSNFGLVEYIDEKGESRPCYHLTRDAFTLLAMGFTGKKALAWKIKYIEAFNKMEQALLNHPTTIADRRPLDKLVKVWAVLLGGDGGVYPRLWTQVNSHLNITNIDKASPKQIKKAISFVQARIDELQSNSIAPAKEQPQKQLELAPVVKALPPRILEVETEIKYLEQRFRTLYTNITIKLSPDSVSSKDFARKKEMLVIGEHSTNAILSGISSIINQLNITKRVYMSLKD; encoded by the coding sequence ATGACTAATTTAGTTGAAACAGTGAACGGCAAAGTTGTTGTATCGTCTTTAAAAGTAGCTGAACATTTTGAAAAACAACATGCCCATGTTTTAAGAGCGTTAAAAAATATTACAAATGATTGTGAGGAATTATTTAACCGCTCCAATTTTGGATTGGTTGAATATATAGACGAAAAAGGCGAAAGCCGTCCTTGTTACCACTTAACCCGAGATGCCTTTACTTTGCTCGCTATGGGTTTTACTGGTAAAAAGGCTTTAGCGTGGAAGATAAAATATATTGAAGCTTTTAACAAAATGGAACAAGCTTTATTAAACCACCCTACCACAATCGCAGACCGTAGACCTTTAGACAAGCTGGTTAAAGTTTGGGCTGTTTTATTGGGCGGGGACGGCGGGGTTTATCCTCGTTTATGGACGCAAGTTAATTCTCATTTAAATATAACTAATATTGACAAGGCAAGCCCTAAACAAATAAAAAAGGCTATTAGCTTTGTTCAAGCCCGCATAGATGAACTACAAAGCAATTCAATAGCACCAGCTAAAGAACAACCACAAAAACAACTAGAACTAGCCCCAGTGGTTAAAGCTTTACCTCCTCGCATTCTTGAGGTAGAAACAGAAATCAAGTATTTAGAGCAAAGATTTAGAACGCTATACACAAATATAACTATAAAGTTATCGCCTGATAGTGTTTCATCTAAGGACTTTGCACGAAAAAAAGAAATGCTTGTTATCGGCGAACACTCAACAAACGCAATATTAAGCGGTATAAGTAGCATTATTAATCAGCTTAATATTACTAAACGTGTTTATATGAGTTTGAAAGATTAG
- a CDS encoding glycosyltransferase family 2 protein: protein MHYLGLCCIVKNEDKFLKEWLAYHSSIGVEHFYLYDNESTIPVDTWLPKFADTSKVTILRASGAVMQLPAYNHCLTNFGSKFQWLGFIDADEYLLPHETDDLRTFLAEFEPHGGLGIHWRMFGSSGHEKRPEQPIIKAYTKAFINPDSHIKSIVQPHKTTGCRNPHAFGYICESGCVNEQHLPIADGSAWSVPSIQRIQINHYYFKSREDFMSKLKRGRVEGSFENDLARRMEYFDQHIETPAIEDTRIQRFLPKVEKILKDDCLSLNPDKENLNLSTTELLNKAQTAIQNMDWINAELCMCKLSKELQDVSDLWLMRAMVARSQKRLKAAEFFISEALKHSNNLNIWVEQFQLVMLNEDYNLAEAILHHLKRMSGLNAEEDPTLTYNIDIMEKMLKHKTKA from the coding sequence ATGCACTATCTTGGTTTATGTTGTATTGTAAAAAACGAAGACAAATTTTTAAAAGAATGGCTCGCCTATCACTCTTCCATCGGAGTTGAGCATTTTTATTTATATGACAATGAAAGTACAATCCCCGTTGATACTTGGCTTCCAAAGTTTGCCGATACTTCAAAGGTTACAATATTAAGAGCTTCCGGTGCCGTAATGCAGCTCCCGGCTTATAACCATTGCCTCACTAATTTTGGCTCAAAGTTTCAATGGCTGGGTTTTATTGATGCTGATGAATATTTATTGCCACACGAAACAGATGATTTACGAACTTTTTTGGCAGAATTTGAACCACATGGCGGACTTGGAATCCATTGGCGAATGTTTGGCTCTTCAGGGCATGAAAAAAGACCGGAACAACCTATAATCAAAGCATATACCAAAGCCTTTATAAACCCTGACAGTCATATAAAAAGCATTGTGCAACCACACAAAACAACAGGTTGTCGTAACCCTCACGCTTTTGGGTATATTTGTGAATCAGGTTGCGTAAACGAACAACATCTTCCAATTGCAGATGGCAGTGCATGGAGCGTTCCGTCTATACAACGCATTCAAATTAATCATTATTATTTCAAATCACGTGAAGACTTTATGTCTAAACTTAAAAGAGGCAGGGTAGAAGGTTCTTTTGAAAATGATCTGGCTCGCCGCATGGAATATTTTGACCAACACATAGAAACGCCAGCTATCGAAGACACCAGAATACAACGCTTTTTACCCAAAGTAGAAAAAATACTTAAAGATGATTGTTTAAGTTTAAACCCGGACAAAGAAAATCTTAACTTATCAACAACGGAACTTTTAAATAAAGCCCAAACCGCTATCCAAAATATGGATTGGATAAACGCCGAACTATGCATGTGTAAACTCAGTAAGGAGCTTCAAGATGTTTCTGATTTATGGCTGATGCGTGCTATGGTTGCTCGTTCTCAAAAGCGTCTAAAAGCCGCAGAATTTTTCATATCCGAAGCCTTAAAGCATAGCAACAACCTCAATATTTGGGTAGAACAATTCCAATTGGTTATGTTAAATGAAGACTATAATCTCGCCGAGGCGATTTTACATCATTTGAAACGCATGTCAGGGCTAAATGCCGAAGAAGATCCAACCTTGACCTATAACATTGATATAATGGAAAAAATGTTAAAACACAAAACTAAAGCATAA
- a CDS encoding amidohydrolase family protein, giving the protein MKSKKLILSADYILTQSTCNELRQDNFILGKQADNVVLENCGVAINNGVIVELDRVDVLQNKYPDYIHSAFKNTLLMPALINGHTHASMNIFKGVADDLPLMEWLSKHIFPKEAKLTYKLVRAGALLGFAEMIRTGTNLACDMYLIEDAVCEAAAQLGIKLLAGEGIFAFPSPAYQTEEQAFSLLEAQIERWQGNPNIRFAVSPHSVYTTTESLLRRCQNFAEKHGLPLHIHLAESETETEQSLKLHKQRPVEYCNRLGLLNSNTILAHCVDLTLDEIDLLAENNVKIIHNPKSNLKLNSGIALVPEMLEREIVVGLGTDGAASNNTLNMFSEMNYAALIHKVNANDPTVMSAQTVLNMATINNAKALQWNNVGKIAPSYSADLIGIDLNNINLQPLYTPVSQLVYAANGHEVCFTMVNGEFLYKDGVYNNISLEDIKAEVKEIKAWIEKT; this is encoded by the coding sequence ATGAAGTCAAAAAAGTTAATATTGAGTGCAGATTATATTTTAACCCAAAGCACTTGTAATGAATTACGGCAAGATAATTTTATTTTGGGAAAACAGGCAGATAACGTTGTTTTAGAAAATTGTGGGGTGGCGATCAACAATGGAGTTATTGTCGAGCTTGATAGGGTCGACGTGTTACAAAATAAATATCCTGACTATATCCATTCGGCTTTTAAAAATACGTTGTTGATGCCTGCTTTAATTAACGGACATACTCATGCGAGTATGAATATTTTTAAAGGCGTGGCCGATGATTTACCTTTAATGGAATGGCTCAGCAAACATATTTTTCCCAAAGAAGCAAAGCTGACTTACAAACTTGTTAGGGCGGGGGCTTTGCTGGGTTTTGCCGAAATGATTAGGACAGGAACCAACCTTGCTTGCGATATGTATTTAATTGAAGATGCTGTTTGTGAAGCGGCGGCTCAACTTGGAATAAAATTATTGGCAGGCGAAGGAATTTTCGCCTTTCCTTCTCCCGCTTATCAAACGGAAGAACAAGCTTTTTCTTTGTTGGAAGCTCAAATTGAAAGATGGCAGGGCAACCCCAACATACGTTTTGCTGTTTCCCCTCATTCTGTTTATACCACAACTGAAAGCTTGTTAAGACGTTGTCAAAACTTTGCGGAAAAACATGGGCTGCCTTTACATATTCATTTGGCAGAAAGCGAAACAGAAACAGAGCAAAGCCTTAAGTTACATAAACAACGCCCTGTGGAATATTGCAACAGGCTTGGCTTACTTAATTCCAATACAATTCTTGCTCATTGCGTTGATTTAACTTTAGATGAAATTGATCTTTTGGCGGAAAATAATGTAAAAATCATACATAACCCAAAAAGTAATTTAAAGCTAAATTCAGGAATTGCTCTTGTTCCTGAAATGCTTGAACGAGAGATAGTTGTTGGTCTTGGAACAGATGGAGCCGCTTCAAACAATACGTTAAATATGTTTAGCGAAATGAATTATGCGGCGTTAATTCACAAGGTAAACGCTAATGACCCGACGGTAATGTCGGCTCAAACGGTTTTAAATATGGCGACAATTAATAATGCCAAAGCTTTACAATGGAATAATGTGGGAAAAATAGCCCCATCTTATTCGGCTGATCTTATTGGCATTGATTTAAACAACATAAATCTTCAACCTCTATATACGCCAGTTTCACAGCTTGTTTATGCCGCCAATGGGCATGAAGTTTGCTTTACTATGGTTAATGGTGAGTTTTTATATAAAGATGGCGTTTATAATAATATTTCCTTGGAAGATATAAAGGCTGAGGTTAAAGAGATAAAAGCTTGGATAGAGAAAACTTAG
- a CDS encoding CBS domain-containing protein, whose amino-acid sequence MNKKTADTIITTHNNADLDAVASMVAASYLYPEAVLINPSIQVRSHSNEFIKAIPNTFKFVNPKDFDFSKTKNLVVVDTRQRSRLLHISPVLQNSDLIIHAYDHHPDAEDDLKVNFSLVKPYGSTVALIIELLKEKKIQLVEPEPTLLALGLYEDTGSFKFNSTTVYDFNAAAWLIEQGIDFNIIQDADSDNLSSIQVNTLNSLLQAAEIHNFKGISVTVSEIVLDSYLVEFSTLVQKMVEMEKTKVLFAIAQMADKIQLVARSSLKSVNVANICKVFGGGGHSYAASASVSNMTLPELKEKLLSEIFNEVQPQLVVNNFMASPALSLNIKDSISYAENFMGRYGLKAAPVINHEKNPLKPIGIIEYHTVVRAKAHLLGSLSISDYINRNILSVSPDDDLDIALNIIINNRQRLIPVIQDEKMVGVITRTDIINTFMHNNADYSFVLESNADKTKLKIRNVSGILKDKLPKYIFKLLKLAGELGDELGFSVYVVGGFVRDLLMAIPNHDIDLCVEGNGIVFAHALGKRLNASITEHIKFKTAILEYTVETDSGEKILMKIDIATSRLEYYESPGALPNVEHSSIRLDLYRRDFTINAVALELNQTNFGNILDFYGAQRDIKNKIIQPIHSLSFIEDPTRIIRAILFEVRLNFKLSLQTERLINNAIQLGMIKKISGQRIFHGFQLVCEEENTLACLKRMDEFKVLQEIHPILPLTDAKEELILELEKISNAYEMLYQKSKRENWVLYLLALCLGAKYLEVSELLKRLMFSSKATHSFLSMREQCRDMKFKIKAWSEMAFSPQNNKDKNIRYKMSMLADILNPLSVNAMIFVIATEKDADIRKAILYYITKAREEKLSITGKSLIKMGMSPGVEIKTVLKQVLDAKIDGLIKDKQEELNLAESLVKNFLEEKSKNNKN is encoded by the coding sequence ATGAATAAAAAAACCGCAGATACAATTATTACTACTCATAATAACGCTGATTTAGATGCTGTTGCCTCAATGGTTGCCGCAAGTTATTTATATCCTGAGGCTGTTTTGATTAACCCCTCAATTCAGGTTCGCTCTCATAGTAATGAATTTATTAAGGCTATTCCCAATACTTTTAAGTTTGTAAATCCTAAAGATTTTGATTTTAGTAAAACTAAAAATTTAGTGGTTGTTGATACAAGACAGCGTTCTCGTTTGTTGCATATTTCTCCTGTTTTACAAAATTCTGATTTAATTATTCACGCTTATGATCATCACCCTGATGCCGAAGATGACCTTAAAGTAAACTTTTCATTAGTAAAACCTTATGGTTCTACAGTTGCACTTATTATTGAATTACTTAAAGAAAAAAAAATACAACTAGTTGAACCCGAGCCGACTTTATTAGCTTTAGGGCTTTATGAAGATACGGGTTCTTTTAAATTTAATTCTACAACCGTTTATGATTTTAATGCGGCGGCTTGGCTAATAGAACAGGGAATAGATTTTAATATAATTCAAGATGCAGATAGTGATAATTTAAGCAGTATTCAGGTTAACACCTTAAATTCATTGTTGCAAGCGGCTGAAATTCATAACTTTAAAGGGATAAGCGTTACTGTCAGCGAAATAGTTTTAGATTCGTATCTGGTTGAGTTTTCTACTTTAGTGCAAAAAATGGTAGAAATGGAAAAAACAAAGGTTTTATTTGCGATTGCTCAAATGGCAGATAAAATTCAGCTTGTAGCAAGAAGTTCTCTAAAGTCTGTTAACGTTGCAAATATTTGTAAGGTGTTTGGTGGCGGAGGGCATAGTTATGCGGCTTCTGCCTCTGTTTCAAATATGACCTTGCCTGAGCTTAAAGAAAAGTTATTGTCGGAAATTTTTAATGAAGTTCAGCCTCAATTAGTTGTTAATAATTTTATGGCGAGTCCGGCTTTAAGTTTAAATATTAAAGATAGTATCAGTTATGCTGAAAATTTTATGGGGCGTTATGGTTTAAAAGCCGCACCGGTTATTAATCATGAAAAAAATCCTTTAAAACCTATAGGGATTATCGAATATCATACTGTTGTAAGAGCTAAAGCCCATTTATTGGGTTCTCTTTCTATTTCTGATTATATCAATAGAAATATTTTAAGCGTTTCTCCTGATGATGACCTTGATATTGCTTTAAATATAATAATTAATAATCGCCAACGTTTAATTCCTGTTATTCAAGATGAAAAAATGGTTGGAGTAATCACCAGAACGGATATTATTAATACGTTTATGCATAATAATGCTGATTATTCATTTGTTTTAGAAAGTAACGCAGATAAAACAAAGCTAAAAATACGTAATGTTTCAGGTATATTAAAAGATAAATTACCCAAATATATATTTAAGCTTTTGAAATTAGCAGGAGAACTCGGTGATGAACTTGGTTTTTCTGTTTACGTTGTTGGTGGTTTTGTAAGAGACCTTTTGATGGCGATTCCAAACCATGATATTGATTTATGTGTTGAAGGAAACGGAATTGTCTTTGCCCATGCCCTAGGAAAGCGTTTAAACGCTTCAATTACCGAACATATTAAATTTAAAACCGCTATTTTGGAGTATACCGTTGAAACTGATAGTGGCGAAAAAATTTTAATGAAAATAGATATAGCGACTTCTCGATTGGAATATTACGAAAGCCCCGGGGCTTTACCAAACGTAGAACATTCATCTATTCGCCTTGATTTATATAGACGAGATTTCACGATTAATGCGGTTGCCTTGGAATTAAATCAAACAAACTTTGGAAATATTTTAGATTTTTATGGGGCTCAAAGGGATATAAAAAATAAGATTATTCAACCGATTCACTCTTTAAGTTTTATCGAAGATCCAACTCGTATTATTCGAGCTATTTTGTTTGAAGTACGTTTAAACTTTAAATTGAGCCTACAGACAGAACGCTTGATTAATAATGCTATTCAGTTGGGCATGATCAAAAAAATTTCAGGACAAAGAATTTTTCATGGTTTTCAACTTGTGTGTGAGGAAGAAAACACCTTGGCTTGTTTAAAACGTATGGACGAGTTTAAAGTTTTGCAAGAAATTCACCCTATTTTGCCTTTAACCGATGCTAAAGAAGAATTGATTTTAGAGCTTGAAAAAATATCTAATGCGTATGAAATGCTTTATCAAAAGTCTAAACGTGAAAACTGGGTGCTTTATCTTTTGGCTTTGTGTTTGGGTGCGAAATACTTAGAAGTTTCAGAGCTTTTAAAGCGTCTTATGTTTAGTTCAAAAGCAACACATTCATTTTTAAGTATGCGTGAACAATGTCGTGATATGAAGTTTAAAATAAAGGCTTGGAGTGAAATGGCGTTTTCACCTCAAAACAACAAAGATAAAAATATTCGTTATAAAATGAGTATGTTGGCTGATATTTTGAACCCTTTGTCGGTGAATGCCATGATTTTTGTGATTGCGACAGAAAAAGACGCTGATATACGCAAGGCGATTTTATATTATATCACTAAAGCGAGAGAAGAAAAATTGAGTATAACCGGAAAAAGTCTTATAAAAATGGGAATGAGTCCCGGGGTTGAGATAAAAACGGTCTTAAAACAAGTTTTAGATGCTAAAATAGATGGCTTAATTAAAGATAAACAAGAAGAACTCAACTTGGCTGAATCTTTAGTGAAAAACTTTTTAGAAGAAAAATCAAAAAATAATAAAAACTAA
- a CDS encoding ACT domain-containing protein — protein MKIQQISIFLENKSGRLADVTHTLYEAGLNMRALSLADTNEFGILRMIVDNPERAKEVLKAAGFTVNIASVIALEVPNSPGGLDNILQMFSQKGVNVEYMYAFASLCDDKAVLIIRIDNTDLGIQELQACGCTLLPQSKILK, from the coding sequence ATGAAAATTCAACAAATTTCTATTTTCTTGGAAAATAAGTCAGGACGACTTGCAGACGTTACCCATACTCTTTATGAGGCGGGTTTAAATATGCGTGCTTTGTCTTTGGCTGATACTAATGAATTTGGCATTTTAAGAATGATTGTTGACAATCCTGAAAGAGCAAAGGAAGTTTTAAAGGCAGCTGGCTTTACGGTTAATATAGCTTCGGTTATTGCCCTTGAAGTTCCTAATAGCCCTGGTGGGTTGGATAATATTTTACAAATGTTTAGCCAAAAGGGTGTTAACGTAGAATATATGTACGCCTTTGCCTCTCTTTGTGATGACAAAGCAGTTTTAATTATTCGTATTGATAATACTGATCTTGGTATTCAAGAATTACAAGCTTGTGGCTGCACTTTATTGCCACAAAGTAAAATCTTGAAATAA
- a CDS encoding phenylacetate--CoA ligase family protein, translating into MIYDVDKETMPREELEALQLKRLVNVCQRVYANVKHYTKKFDEAGITPLDIKSLDDLKRLPFTEKQDLRDNFPYGLFAVPKENIVRIHASSGTTGKATVVGYTKRDVDNWADMMARCLSMAGVERRDLIHNAYGYGLFTGGLGAHYGAERLGATIIPASGGATRRQIQLMKDFGSTVLCSTPSYALYLNETSQEMGMDMKDMALRIGVFGAEPWTEEMRQEIESKLNIDALNIYGLSEIMGPGVAMECAVAKSGMHIQEDHMLPEIIDPVTGEQLPPGSVGELVITTLTKEGIPLIRYRTRDITSLDYVPCACGRTHVKMQRIFGRSDDMLIIRGVNVFPSQIESLIVETEGVSPHYQIVVSRENNLDMLEVLVELSEEGFSDEVRTLQSLSNRLQKGIKEFLGVTAKIRLVEPKSIARSEGKAIRVIDNRKKQA; encoded by the coding sequence ATGATCTATGATGTAGACAAAGAAACCATGCCTCGTGAGGAACTTGAGGCACTACAGTTAAAACGCTTGGTTAATGTTTGTCAAAGGGTTTATGCTAACGTAAAGCATTATACTAAAAAATTTGATGAAGCAGGAATTACTCCGCTTGATATTAAAAGCTTGGACGATTTAAAAAGACTGCCTTTTACCGAAAAGCAGGACTTAAGAGATAATTTTCCTTATGGTCTTTTTGCGGTTCCCAAAGAAAATATAGTACGCATTCACGCCTCAAGTGGAACGACGGGTAAAGCCACTGTTGTTGGTTATACCAAACGTGATGTTGATAACTGGGCAGATATGATGGCTCGTTGTTTAAGTATGGCAGGGGTTGAACGTAGAGATTTGATTCATAACGCTTACGGATATGGTCTTTTTACCGGAGGACTCGGGGCTCATTACGGAGCAGAGCGTCTTGGTGCGACTATTATTCCTGCTTCCGGCGGTGCGACTCGCAGACAAATTCAGTTGATGAAAGATTTTGGTTCTACTGTTTTATGTTCTACCCCGTCTTATGCTCTTTACCTAAATGAAACAAGCCAAGAAATGGGCATGGACATGAAAGATATGGCTTTACGCATAGGGGTATTTGGAGCAGAGCCTTGGACAGAAGAAATGCGTCAGGAAATAGAAAGCAAACTTAATATAGATGCTTTAAATATTTATGGTTTATCTGAAATTATGGGTCCGGGTGTGGCTATGGAATGTGCTGTTGCCAAATCCGGTATGCATATTCAAGAAGACCATATGCTTCCTGAAATTATTGACCCTGTTACAGGCGAACAACTTCCTCCGGGTAGCGTGGGTGAGCTTGTTATTACTACTCTAACCAAAGAGGGAATTCCACTTATTCGTTATCGTACAAGGGATATTACCAGTCTTGACTATGTGCCTTGTGCTTGCGGACGGACGCATGTTAAAATGCAACGTATTTTTGGACGTAGTGATGATATGTTGATTATTCGTGGTGTTAACGTATTTCCTTCTCAAATTGAAAGCTTAATTGTTGAAACAGAGGGTGTTTCACCTCATTATCAAATTGTTGTTTCTCGTGAAAATAATTTAGACATGCTTGAGGTTTTAGTAGAACTTTCTGAAGAAGGGTTCTCTGATGAAGTGCGTACCTTACAATCTTTATCTAATCGCCTTCAAAAAGGTATTAAAGAATTTTTGGGTGTTACGGCAAAAATACGCTTGGTCGAACCAAAAAGTATTGCCCGCTCTGAAGGAAAAGCAATCAGAGTTATTGATAATCGTAAAAAACAAGCTTAA